A region from the Candidatus Poribacteria bacterium genome encodes:
- the tnpA gene encoding IS200/IS605 family transposase, whose translation MPNTYTQIYIHIVFAVKGRQSLIPKQHKAELHGYIMGIINNKKQTLIQINSMPDHVHILIGLTPDTAISDLVRDIKAHSSKFINQKRWVLGRFEWQEGFGAFSYARSQLNDIVNYIKNQEKHHLKKTFREEYFEILELFKVAYEEKYVFDSDNDAL comes from the coding sequence ATGCCAAACACCTACACACAAATCTATATACACATTGTCTTCGCCGTCAAAGGCCGGCAATCCCTCATCCCGAAACAACACAAAGCTGAACTCCACGGCTACATCATGGGCATCATCAACAACAAAAAACAAACCCTCATTCAAATCAATTCCATGCCCGATCATGTTCATATTCTTATTGGACTAACACCCGACACTGCTATATCTGATCTTGTAAGAGACATCAAGGCGCATTCGTCAAAATTTATCAATCAAAAGCGATGGGTTCTGGGTCGATTTGAATGGCAGGAGGGGTTTGGTGCGTTTTCTTATGCGCGATCCCAATTGAATGATATTGTCAACTACATCAAAAATCAGGAAAAACATCATTTGAAAAAAACGTTTCGTGAGGAATATTTTGAGATTTTGGAACTTTTTAAAGTTGCTTACGAAGAGAAATATGTTTTTGATTCAGATAATGACGCGTTGTGA
- a CDS encoding Ig-like domain-containing protein, translating to MNNLTTRKIVLGILMTLVLAFSVQGIADALTFRDTKSGDYQVVQIGQPFTITFSITPGSNTTQITNATGQLVSDDGSTRINRYGYEVFDDTTNNRVYRDSAAANTLATTATLVTLTNNSRPGLSTEDNQAVTASGTLYVVDGSGAGATNIVTATGEAVYRRLGAGTAQSRYSYPRATATPDAKRSDAERYHYNEEAVGINVSPTTLTLTKSGTSIPSTITATLTANPTDTTASLYEGAQHSNRRLGSSNTLTGIATDEGRYTITITDITEDSDRPSDAPARGSITFTIFVLQNVSDSLSSTIGTGLSDGIAQQYGTVNLSVTLAGANSDFARVEFEVFRGPGRLYEDKDGDGRADKSASNRLTTFTSNGGHTGVDAGASRADVIFQPNRGTSHIRAWVYGNAPGTDTKSTEATYVFGFSQLQKVSGASPEQTGPPSSQLEDPFVARLVDSTGTTGIPGATITLTVAGTNASVVKDPNFPDDLYHDAFPATLEIETDTNGRVSFFMVLGDDPTEDQTVTAAYGTGLSAVFEASIRGTATGRTPQHIAILPATDGQSADEFGVLQEPLTVIVRDQYGDLLPDTIVEFETRDGGTLSYPDNARGEPGDIPGGTRDTEDYRRDIETNSSGRASVRYTAPPDSKRRTVTATLEQGSRTSVTFTINGTGTTGRDEEPEPEEEPGTGTGAGSSVSPLSITGAPSSIHTLTINAGATNTDVAIGNPDFTIGGGSVSNNSFNTGTSTSAVSTITLPSTTGTYTLTVRVGNVRHTVSITVTTATTPGTTTETGTLSLDVPRSGAPGAQLTVEVTATMANGTDPGAGVDVTLSTDGGIGTLSSSTVRTNPSGVATATLTLGTAGSTGFVTATATNYRTQQLRVTVSGTAPTPTPGTPTPPRTTPSGLRLVEFDGNNQTGEPNTWLADPLVVTVVNSSGQAVPNQVVQFSVTRGGGRVSPASPTTNASGQAQARLRLGRNAGTNTVTATINGVSVTFTATAELAPAYLEVYDGNNQRGTLNNELADPLVVQVLDDAENGVAGVSVRFQVTSRNARLTQRGTGYALRVDTDRNGMAEAPLTPTGAGTITVQATASGLDPVTFTITTGPPPANLNIVSGDNQAGNPGSALSNPLVVQVQDAEGGAVDGVTVTFEVTAGGGTLSAETATTNAQGRAQTSLTLGDEREVNSVQASVTGLDAVTFNTSIDAKILVSAANRPVMYWIDGGVLYHLAGAKASRVAARANDVAVDIAGGKIYWTAQTDTHAGTINRANLDGTNPQVLRSLRSVPRGIAYDSANDKLYLANSQNRIQRINVDGTGFEYNFIPNVSSPMSIAVASGRVYWTEADGNVRLANVTTRNVRALATGTGALGGIAAGSNKVYWTEQGTNGGSVRSVNHDGSGAEDAFTMRATPYAITVDTAAGKVYWSDGAGNIRRRNVDGTGYEEIVSGLMMATAIAVDGANVASDTPPTEQPTTARSKYDVNGDGAVDNIDVGIVAAALFSGSPPTSPGRLDVDGDGALTIQDLVAVSQNLDDSGTAAAPALLAKLSAVQVDRIQEQIDLLLGMNDRSPGALYALQYLQSLLASARPGKTQLLANYPNPFNPETWIPYELAADTNVKLTIYDAQGLVVRTLELGHQSAGYYTSRDRAAYWDGRNSFGELVASGLYFYQLETDETSSMRKMVILK from the coding sequence ATGAACAACTTAACCACGCGAAAAATCGTCTTGGGCATTCTGATGACCCTCGTGCTGGCGTTCAGCGTGCAGGGCATCGCAGACGCGCTGACTTTTAGAGACACCAAATCCGGCGACTATCAGGTTGTACAGATTGGCCAACCATTTACAATAACTTTCTCCATAACCCCCGGTAGTAATACCACACAGATAACAAATGCTACTGGACAGTTAGTTTCTGATGATGGTAGCACCCGAATTAATAGGTACGGATATGAAGTTTTTGATGATACCACCAACAATAGGGTATATCGAGACAGTGCCGCGGCAAATACTCTGGCAACCACCGCTACCCTCGTTACCCTTACAAATAATAGCAGGCCTGGTTTGAGTACTGAGGACAATCAGGCTGTTACTGCGTCTGGCACTTTGTACGTCGTGGATGGAAGTGGGGCTGGAGCTACGAACATTGTTACCGCGACTGGAGAAGCTGTTTACAGACGGCTTGGTGCGGGTACCGCGCAGAGTCGCTATAGTTATCCTCGAGCGACAGCAACACCAGATGCTAAAAGGTCTGATGCAGAACGCTACCACTACAATGAAGAAGCTGTTGGGATTAACGTGTCGCCCACGACTCTTACCCTAACAAAAAGTGGGACCTCGATTCCGTCAACAATTACTGCGACTCTTACTGCGAATCCGACAGATACTACGGCTTCCCTGTATGAAGGAGCTCAACACTCCAACCGACGGCTTGGGAGTTCAAATACTTTGACGGGAATCGCTACCGATGAGGGAAGGTATACGATTACAATCACAGACATTACGGAAGATTCTGATCGTCCAAGTGATGCTCCAGCACGTGGATCTATTACCTTTACAATTTTTGTATTGCAAAACGTCTCTGATTCGCTTAGTTCTACAATCGGAACCGGCCTTAGCGATGGTATTGCCCAACAATACGGCACTGTAAACCTAAGCGTTACTTTGGCAGGGGCTAATTCTGATTTTGCTCGCGTTGAGTTTGAAGTGTTCCGAGGGCCTGGCAGACTCTATGAGGATAAAGACGGAGATGGTAGAGCCGATAAGAGTGCAAGTAATAGACTCACCACATTCACCAGCAATGGTGGTCACACAGGTGTTGATGCCGGAGCGAGCCGAGCCGATGTGATTTTCCAGCCAAACAGGGGAACTAGCCACATCCGGGCATGGGTTTACGGGAATGCTCCTGGAACTGACACCAAATCAACAGAAGCCACCTATGTCTTCGGATTTTCCCAATTACAGAAGGTATCTGGTGCTTCTCCCGAACAGACGGGACCGCCTTCATCACAACTTGAAGATCCGTTCGTTGCCCGATTGGTTGACTCAACCGGGACAACGGGGATTCCTGGAGCGACGATTACTCTTACGGTAGCGGGAACCAATGCTTCGGTAGTTAAGGATCCAAATTTCCCTGATGATTTGTACCATGATGCCTTTCCTGCCACTCTGGAAATAGAAACAGACACCAACGGCAGAGTCAGTTTTTTTATGGTCTTAGGTGATGATCCGACTGAGGATCAGACTGTTACGGCTGCGTATGGGACAGGTCTATCGGCAGTGTTTGAGGCTTCTATAAGGGGAACAGCAACAGGCCGAACGCCGCAGCACATAGCAATACTACCGGCGACTGATGGACAAAGCGCGGATGAATTCGGTGTGCTTCAAGAACCTTTGACTGTTATCGTACGTGACCAATACGGGGACCTACTTCCAGACACAATTGTCGAATTCGAGACCCGCGATGGTGGGACTCTAAGTTACCCTGATAACGCGAGGGGAGAGCCGGGCGATATACCTGGTGGAACCCGTGACACTGAAGATTACCGCAGAGATATTGAGACTAATTCAAGTGGTAGAGCTTCAGTCCGATACACGGCACCTCCAGATTCGAAGCGAAGGACGGTCACAGCGACACTCGAACAAGGTTCCCGTACCTCGGTCACCTTCACGATCAACGGCACCGGAACCACCGGCCGCGATGAAGAACCAGAACCGGAAGAGGAACCTGGAACCGGGACAGGTGCAGGCTCCTCAGTTTCACCGCTGAGTATTACCGGTGCGCCGAGCAGCATACATACGCTTACCATTAACGCCGGTGCTACGAATACAGATGTCGCGATAGGTAACCCTGACTTCACGATAGGGGGTGGAAGTGTTTCAAATAACAGTTTCAATACCGGTACCAGTACCTCTGCCGTGAGCACCATCACACTTCCAAGCACAACAGGCACCTATACCCTCACTGTTCGCGTTGGAAACGTTCGACATACTGTTTCTATCACGGTAACAACGGCAACGACACCGGGTACAACAACAGAGACAGGCACCCTCAGCCTTGACGTCCCGAGGAGTGGCGCGCCTGGTGCCCAGTTGACCGTTGAGGTTACCGCAACCATGGCGAACGGCACCGACCCGGGAGCAGGTGTGGATGTCACACTCAGCACCGATGGCGGGATTGGAACGCTCTCAAGTTCTACGGTCAGAACGAATCCCAGCGGTGTTGCCACAGCCACACTCACACTCGGCACCGCGGGGTCGACCGGTTTCGTCACCGCGACTGCCACCAACTACCGCACACAGCAACTTCGCGTTACGGTCAGCGGTACGGCACCTACACCTACACCTGGTACACCTACACCTCCGCGTACAACTCCGTCCGGCCTCCGTCTCGTAGAATTTGACGGGAACAACCAGACGGGTGAACCCAATACGTGGCTCGCTGACCCGCTCGTCGTGACGGTTGTGAACAGCTCAGGTCAGGCAGTGCCGAATCAGGTTGTTCAGTTCTCAGTAACACGCGGCGGTGGTCGTGTTTCTCCAGCCAGCCCGACAACTAACGCAAGTGGACAGGCGCAGGCACGTCTGAGGTTGGGAAGAAATGCTGGCACCAACACCGTTACCGCAACGATCAATGGCGTTTCGGTAACCTTCACCGCCACGGCGGAACTGGCACCCGCATATCTTGAAGTTTATGACGGAAACAACCAGCGCGGCACGCTGAACAATGAACTCGCCGATCCCCTCGTCGTCCAAGTCTTAGACGATGCCGAAAACGGGGTTGCGGGTGTGAGTGTTAGGTTCCAAGTTACGTCGCGCAACGCACGGCTTACGCAACGCGGTACCGGATATGCGCTCCGTGTTGACACAGATCGGAACGGCATGGCGGAGGCACCCCTCACCCCAACAGGTGCTGGGACCATCACCGTGCAGGCAACCGCAAGTGGACTGGATCCTGTGACCTTCACGATTACCACAGGTCCGCCACCGGCAAACCTTAATATAGTGTCTGGCGATAACCAAGCAGGGAACCCGGGCAGCGCGCTCTCGAACCCACTTGTCGTTCAGGTCCAAGACGCAGAAGGCGGCGCGGTTGACGGCGTTACGGTAACCTTTGAAGTAACCGCTGGCGGTGGAACGCTCTCCGCTGAAACCGCGACAACGAACGCACAGGGACGCGCACAGACAAGCCTCACGCTCGGCGATGAACGTGAAGTCAACAGTGTCCAGGCAAGCGTCACCGGTTTAGATGCCGTAACCTTCAACACCAGCATAGACGCGAAAATCCTTGTCTCAGCAGCCAACCGTCCGGTGATGTACTGGATAGATGGTGGCGTACTCTATCATCTCGCCGGTGCGAAAGCATCGCGGGTCGCAGCACGTGCAAACGATGTCGCCGTTGATATAGCGGGTGGGAAAATCTACTGGACAGCGCAAACGGATACACATGCCGGTACAATCAATAGAGCAAACCTTGATGGCACAAACCCACAGGTGCTTCGGAGCCTCCGAAGCGTGCCACGCGGCATCGCTTATGATAGTGCCAACGATAAACTGTATCTCGCAAACAGTCAGAATAGGATTCAACGGATAAACGTCGATGGCACAGGGTTTGAATACAACTTCATTCCAAATGTGAGTTCGCCGATGAGCATCGCCGTTGCCTCCGGGAGAGTCTATTGGACAGAGGCAGATGGGAACGTTCGGCTCGCGAACGTTACCACGAGAAACGTTCGCGCCCTCGCAACAGGCACAGGTGCTCTCGGTGGCATCGCCGCCGGTAGCAATAAAGTCTATTGGACAGAGCAGGGCACGAACGGCGGCAGCGTCCGAAGCGTGAACCACGACGGTTCTGGTGCCGAAGATGCATTCACTATGAGGGCGACCCCCTACGCTATTACTGTTGACACCGCAGCTGGCAAAGTCTATTGGTCAGACGGTGCGGGGAATATCCGGCGCAGGAATGTTGACGGCACGGGGTACGAAGAAATCGTCTCCGGCTTGATGATGGCAACTGCCATCGCCGTAGACGGTGCAAATGTGGCTTCCGATACGCCACCTACAGAGCAGCCGACAACCGCCAGATCTAAATACGATGTCAATGGCGATGGCGCGGTTGACAACATAGACGTAGGCATAGTCGCAGCCGCCCTATTCAGCGGAAGCCCGCCAACGAGTCCCGGGAGACTTGATGTCGATGGCGATGGTGCGCTGACGATTCAGGACCTCGTGGCGGTCAGCCAGAACCTGGACGATTCAGGCACCGCAGCGGCACCAGCACTCCTTGCAAAACTCAGTGCTGTTCAGGTGGATCGGATCCAGGAACAGATTGATCTGTTGCTCGGAATGAACGATCGGTCGCCTGGGGCGTTATATGCGCTGCAGTATCTCCAGAGTCTGCTTGCGTCGGCACGTCCAGGGAAGACGCAGCTCCTCGCCAACTATCCGAATCCGTTCAACCCTGAAACCTGGATTCCGTACGAGTTAGCGGCCGATACCAACGTGAAACTCACCATTTACGATGCACAAGGTCTCGTGGTGCGTACACTGGAACTCGGACATCAATCCGCAGGCTACTACACCAGTCGCGATCGTGCAGCGTATTGGGATGGTCGAAATTCGTTCGGCGAACTCGTAGCGAGCGGTCTCTATTTCTACCAGCTCGAAACCGACGAAACATCGTCCATGCGAAAAATGGTCATCTTGAAATAG